The following are from one region of the Numenius arquata chromosome 23, bNumArq3.hap1.1, whole genome shotgun sequence genome:
- the KAT7 gene encoding histone acetyltransferase KAT7 isoform X1: MSGSVVLQRNAGSSSDGTEDSDFSTDPEHTDSSESDGTSRRSARVTRSSARLSQSSQDSSPVRNPPSFGAEEPVYSTRRVTRSQQQPAPVTPKKYPLRQTRSSGSETEQVVDFSDRDTKNAADHDESPPRTPTGNAPSSESDIDISSPNVSHDESIAKDMSMKDSGSDLSHRPKRRRFHESYNFNMKCPTPGCNSLGHLTGKHERHFSISGCPLYHNLSADECKVRAQSRDKQIEERMLAHRQDDNNRHATRHQAPTERQLRYKEKVAELRKKRNSGLSKEQKEKYMEHRQTYGNTREPLLENLTSEYDLELFRRAQARASEDLEKLRLQGQITEGSNMIKTIAFGRYELDTWYHSPYPEEYARLGRLYMCEFCLKYMKSQTILRRHMAKCVWKHPPGDEIYRKGSISVFEVDGKKNKIYCQNLCLLAKLFLDHKTLYYDVEPFLFYVMTEADNTGCHLIGYFSKEKNSFLNYNVSCILTMPQYMRQGYGKMLIDFSYLLSKVEEKVGSPERPLSDLGLISYRSYWKEVLLRYLHNFQGKEISIKEISQETAVNPVDIVSTLQALQMLKYWKGKHLVLKRQDLIDEWIAKEAKRSNSNKIMDPSCLKWTPPKGT; the protein is encoded by the exons ATGTCTGGGTCTGTGGTGTTGCAGAGGAATGCGGGCAGTAGCTCAGATGGAACAGAAGACTCCGATTTCTCTACCGATCCTGAGCATACAGACAGCTCTGAAAGCGATGGCACATCACGACGATCTGCCCGTGTCACCCGTTCCTCAGCCAGACTCAGTCAAAGCTCTCAAG ATTCCAGTCCGGTTCGTAATCCACCATCGTTTGGAGCAGAAGAGCCGGTCTATTCTACGCGGAGGGTAACCCGCAGCCAACAGCAACCCGCTCCCGTGACGCCAAAGAAATACCCGCTCCGGCAGACTCGCTCCTCTGGGTCAGAGACCGAGCAAGTGGTTGACTTTTCTGACAGAG ACACTAAAAATGCAGCGGATCACGATGAGTCTCCACCTCGTACCCCCACCGGGAATGCCCCTTCCTCAGAGTCTGATATTGATATCTCCAGTCCAAATGTATCCCATGATGAGAGCATTGCCAAGGACATGTCCATGAAGGATTCTGGAAGTGACCTGTCTCACCGCCCTAAGCGCCGCCGCTTCCATGAAAGCTACAATTTCAACATGAAATGTCCCACTCCTGGTTGTAACTCTTTAG GACACCTAACTGGAAAACACGAGCGACACTTCTCCATATCGGGATGCCCACTGTATCATAATCTTTCAGCAGATGAGTGCAAG GTTCGAGCCCAGAGCCGGGATAAGCAGATTGAGGAGAGAATGCTGGCCCATCGGCAGGATGACAACAACAGGCATGCCACCAGACACCAG GCACCAACAGAGAGACAGCTGCGATACAAAGAGAAAGTAGCTGAGCTCAGGAAGAAGAGGAACTCGGGCCTGAGcaaggagcaaaaagaaaaatatatg GAGCACAGACAAACCTATGGCAATACCAGGGAACCTCTGCTCGAAAACCTGACGAGTGAGTATGACCTCGAGCTTTTCCGAAGAGCGCAAGCACGAGCATCTGAGGACCTG GAGAAGTTGCGGCTCCAGGGCCAGATCACAGAAGGCAGCAACATGATTAAAACAATCGCTTTTGGTCGTTATGAGCTGGATACCTGGTATCATTCTCCCTACCCAGAGGAATACGCTCGTCTGGGACGTCTCTACATGTGCGAGTTCTGTCTCAAATACATGAAGAGCCAGACAATACTGCGCCGACACATG GCAAAATGTGTTTGGAAACATCCACCAGGTGATGAAATCTACCGCAAAGGCTCCATTTCGGTGTTTGAAGTGGATGGGAAAAAGAACAAG ATCTACTGTCAAAACCTGTGTCTGCTGGCAAAACTTTTCTTGGACCATAAAACACTGTATTACGATGTTGAACCCTTCCTCTTCTATGTCATGACGGAAGCTGACAACACTGGCTGTCACCTGATAGGATATTTCTCCAAG GAGAAGAATTCTTTTCTCAACTACAATGTTTCTTGTATCCTGACGATGCCTCAATATATGAGGCAGGGTTACGGCAAAATGCTCATTGACTTCA gctATTTGCTTTCTAAAGTAGAAGAAAAAGTTGGCTCTCCAGAACGCCCTCTGTCTGACTTAGGTCTCATCAGCTACCGCAGTTACTGGAAGGAAGTTCTCCTTCGTTACCTGCATAATTTCCAAGGAAAAGAGATCTCTATAAAAG AAATCAGTCAGGAGACCGCAGTGAACCCCGTCGACATTGTTAGCACGTTGCAGGCGCTTCAGATGCTCAAGTACTGGAAGGGAAAACACCTGGTCCTAAAAAGACAG GATCTGATTGATGAATGGATAGCCAAAGAGGCAAAAAGATCCAACAGCAATAAGATAATGGATCCCAGCTGTTTGAAATGGACCCCTCCTAAGGGAACTTAA